A genome region from Flavobacterium sp. CFS9 includes the following:
- a CDS encoding acylneuraminate cytidylyltransferase family protein, whose translation MKTIVIIPARGGSKRLPQKNIKLLGGIPLLAHSIMYAKNNSAIIDEIYVSTDDESIKEVALEYGAKVIDRPADISGDHEATASALKHVLQNIDHEVGNVVLLQPTNPVRPESLLKEAFEIYQKEACDSLFTVSRNYKKFGKITNQKFIPYNYKIGQRSQDIEPLYFENGLLYITRSTLILENIVISENAFPFKIDHIFANVDIDTQEDFDYATFLYHKHINP comes from the coding sequence ATGAAAACGATCGTTATTATTCCGGCACGTGGAGGATCTAAAAGATTGCCTCAAAAAAATATAAAGCTGCTTGGAGGAATTCCTTTGTTAGCACACAGTATTATGTATGCTAAAAACAATAGCGCTATCATTGATGAAATTTATGTTTCGACTGATGATGAAAGTATAAAAGAAGTTGCTTTGGAATACGGAGCAAAGGTAATAGACAGACCCGCAGATATTTCGGGAGATCATGAGGCAACAGCTTCGGCATTAAAGCATGTTTTACAGAATATTGATCATGAAGTAGGGAATGTGGTACTGCTTCAGCCTACAAACCCTGTTCGTCCGGAAAGTTTACTAAAAGAAGCATTTGAAATTTATCAAAAGGAAGCTTGTGATAGTTTATTTACGGTTTCAAGAAATTATAAAAAGTTCGGAAAAATAACAAATCAAAAGTTTATTCCGTACAATTACAAAATTGGTCAGAGAAGTCAGGATATTGAACCGCTTTATTTTGAAAACGGATTATTATATATTACCAGAAGTACTTTAATTCTGGAGAATATAGTGATTTCAGAAAATGCATTTCCTTTTAAAATAGATCATATTTTTGCCAATGTTGATATTGATACACAGGAAGATTTTGATTACGCCACATTTTTATACCATAAACATATAAACCCCTAA
- a CDS encoding glycosyltransferase family 2 protein has product MYIQKKFSILITTKNRKEDLNSTLRKIQHLLDREDVSCIICDDGSTDGTYSFIEKNYPEIHLIRNNKSEGLIYSRNRMMDLVTTDFAISIDDDLHFITTNPLEIIEKAFDENPDAALFSFRIYWNLEEPKITGCNDVLHQTKSFAGGANVWRMSVWRDIPDYPAWFVFYGEEDFASFQLFKRQWKIYYLPEVLVNHRVDLKSRKNNADYSLRLRRSLRSGWYLYFLFYPLKVIPRKITYSVWMQLKLRVFKGDFKALKALFLATIDLILAFPKIIRNSNRLSVREYKIYQELEDTKLYWKP; this is encoded by the coding sequence ATGTACATTCAAAAGAAGTTTTCTATTCTCATTACAACCAAAAACCGAAAAGAGGATCTGAATTCTACCTTGCGCAAAATTCAGCATTTACTGGATAGAGAAGATGTATCTTGTATTATTTGTGACGACGGTTCAACAGATGGAACGTACTCATTTATTGAAAAAAATTACCCGGAAATTCATTTAATTCGGAACAATAAAAGCGAAGGACTGATCTATAGTCGGAACAGAATGATGGATTTAGTGACAACTGATTTTGCCATTTCGATTGATGATGATCTGCATTTTATTACCACGAATCCTTTAGAAATTATAGAGAAAGCTTTTGACGAAAATCCTGATGCTGCACTGTTTAGTTTTAGAATTTACTGGAATTTAGAAGAACCAAAAATAACAGGCTGTAATGACGTTTTACATCAAACCAAAAGTTTTGCCGGTGGTGCTAATGTCTGGCGAATGTCCGTCTGGCGAGATATACCTGATTACCCGGCCTGGTTTGTTTTTTATGGTGAAGAAGATTTTGCTTCTTTTCAATTGTTTAAAAGACAATGGAAGATTTATTATTTACCGGAGGTGCTAGTAAATCACAGAGTAGATTTAAAATCCAGAAAAAATAATGCCGATTATAGTTTACGCCTGCGACGGTCATTACGTTCCGGCTGGTATTTGTATTTTTTGTTTTATCCTCTTAAGGTCATTCCAAGAAAAATAACATATTCTGTTTGGATGCAGCTTAAATTAAGAGTTTTCAAGGGAGATTTTAAAGCTCTGAAAGCATTGTTTTTGGCAACAATAGATTTAATTTTGGCATTTCCTAAAATAATCAGGAATAGTAATAGATTATCCGTGCGAGAATATAAAATTTATCAGGAACTGGAAGATACCAAGTTGTATTGGAAACCATAA
- a CDS encoding glycosyltransferase family A protein — protein MKNKMRVGFNPFKDEPQKDSEFIHQIIIPVYIPNQEGYFKDSFAILKLCLESLWSTVHKKTFITIVNNGSDIIVKEYLDFLLKQNKIQELIHTDNIGKLNAILKGLAGNNIELVTISDSDVLFLPNWQSETIKVFTNIPNAGVVGIVPQFKMYEQNCGNVIWDNLFSKKLRFIPVKNKEALIRFYDSLGWDRNYNQDYLEYNLGLEISSDLKVLIGSGHFVATYKKDIFDEIVSYIGFKMGGTSEGYLDKSPLKKNYWRLTTQDNYACHLGNTLEDWMSVLQVSPIETVQYGFHKNIKLNPVLYFIKNRVFVKFISVKWMKKIFLRYKKLPQSMIRNY, from the coding sequence TTGAAAAATAAGATGCGGGTAGGATTTAATCCATTTAAAGATGAACCACAAAAAGATTCTGAGTTTATTCATCAGATCATAATTCCTGTTTACATACCTAATCAGGAAGGTTATTTTAAAGATAGTTTTGCAATTTTAAAACTTTGTCTGGAATCTTTATGGTCCACAGTTCACAAAAAAACATTCATTACTATTGTTAATAATGGAAGTGATATAATTGTAAAAGAATATTTAGATTTTCTTTTAAAGCAAAATAAAATACAAGAATTAATTCATACTGATAACATAGGAAAACTTAATGCTATACTTAAAGGTTTAGCGGGGAATAATATAGAATTGGTTACAATTTCAGATTCAGATGTATTGTTTTTACCCAACTGGCAATCTGAAACAATAAAAGTTTTTACAAATATCCCTAATGCGGGAGTGGTAGGCATTGTACCACAGTTTAAAATGTATGAACAAAATTGCGGAAATGTTATTTGGGATAATTTATTCAGTAAAAAATTAAGATTTATTCCTGTAAAAAACAAAGAAGCTTTAATACGGTTTTATGACAGTCTTGGTTGGGATCGAAATTACAATCAGGATTATCTGGAATATAATTTAGGTTTGGAGATTAGTTCAGATTTAAAAGTACTGATTGGTTCGGGACATTTTGTAGCAACTTATAAAAAAGATATTTTTGATGAAATCGTAAGTTATATAGGCTTTAAGATGGGAGGAACCAGTGAGGGCTATTTAGATAAATCGCCTCTTAAAAAGAATTATTGGAGACTAACAACTCAGGATAATTATGCCTGTCACTTAGGAAACACTTTAGAAGACTGGATGTCGGTTCTGCAAGTTTCTCCTATTGAAACAGTCCAATACGGATTTCATAAAAACATAAAATTAAACCCGGTTTTATATTTTATAAAAAACAGAGTATTTGTAAAATTTATTTCAGTCAAATGGATGAAAAAGATATTCTTGCGATATAAAAAGTTACCACAATCAATGATCAGAAATTATTAA
- a CDS encoding glycosyltransferase family 2 protein, giving the protein MNKPLVSIIIPAYNRAHLIGETLDSLIGQTYSNWECIIVDDNSSDKTEETVKLYQEKDSRFKLVLKSNEDKKGASVSRNIGLKIANGDYIQFLDSDDILAVNKLEEQIHLLSNEDEFVISTCKWGRFDHIGEPFKLNENNPDYRGFDSAKEYFDLIGLYGGFFPSHSFLMNKKLITLSDYWNESLTMNDDGEFFFRVLLNCSKIVFAGNTYVLYRNNVSGENLSLLQTTEKAHSLVNSWKIIESLYYTTYGDSDSAFINKKKQGIYFGIKREFPKVIAENKVFFKQQIKNDTFSLKLAKLKKRIFHKLKIIFEK; this is encoded by the coding sequence ATGAATAAACCTTTAGTTTCTATTATTATTCCTGCTTACAATCGGGCACATTTGATTGGTGAGACGCTCGATAGCCTGATTGGACAAACTTATTCTAATTGGGAATGTATTATAGTTGATGATAATTCGTCTGATAAAACAGAAGAAACGGTAAAACTTTATCAGGAAAAGGATAGTAGATTCAAACTGGTACTAAAATCAAACGAAGATAAAAAAGGAGCAAGCGTTTCCAGAAATATTGGATTGAAAATAGCAAATGGTGATTATATTCAGTTTTTGGATTCAGATGACATACTGGCTGTAAATAAACTCGAAGAACAAATTCATCTATTGTCAAATGAAGATGAATTTGTTATTTCAACATGCAAATGGGGAAGATTTGATCATATTGGCGAACCGTTTAAATTGAATGAAAATAATCCTGATTATAGAGGTTTTGATTCTGCAAAAGAATATTTTGATTTGATAGGCCTGTATGGAGGTTTTTTTCCATCGCACAGTTTTTTAATGAATAAAAAATTAATAACGTTATCAGATTATTGGAATGAAAGCTTAACGATGAACGATGATGGAGAGTTTTTTTTTAGAGTATTATTGAATTGCAGTAAAATAGTTTTTGCCGGTAACACCTATGTATTATATCGAAATAATGTGTCCGGTGAGAATTTAAGTTTGTTGCAAACCACCGAAAAAGCTCATAGTTTGGTGAATAGCTGGAAAATAATAGAATCACTGTATTACACAACATATGGCGATTCAGATTCTGCTTTTATAAATAAAAAAAAACAAGGGATATATTTTGGGATAAAAAGAGAATTTCCCAAAGTCATTGCAGAGAATAAAGTGTTTTTTAAGCAACAGATTAAAAATGATACGTTTTCTCTAAAATTAGCAAAACTAAAAAAAAGGATTTTTCATAAACTGAAAATTATATTTGAAAAATAA